A stretch of the Capsicum annuum cultivar UCD-10X-F1 chromosome 8, UCD10Xv1.1, whole genome shotgun sequence genome encodes the following:
- the LOC107879801 gene encoding probable serine/threonine-protein kinase PBL25 has product MVDPTLQGQYTKKDLIQVAAIAAMCVQTEADYRPLMTDVAQSLVPLVKSYSSALPANSFRCNQTVREPPVLGGSQHSISTILFDHVSSNVHLYHLFKATRLMYPNSSTLDSRNASLSCER; this is encoded by the exons ATGGTAGATCCAACATTACAAGGCCAGTACACCAAGAAGGATCTAATCCAG GTAGCTGCTATAGCAGCAATGTGTGTTCAAACAGAAGCAGATTATCGTCCCTTAATGACGGATGTTGCGCAATCTTTAGTACCTCTTGTGAAGTCATACTCTTCTGCACTGCCTGCCAATTCCTTCAGATGTAACCAAACCGTACGTGAGCCCCCGGTCTTAGGAGGTTCCCAACATTCCATTTCCACAATATTATTTGATCACGTATCGTCCAATGTCCATCTGTATCATCTTTTCAAAGCAACGAGGCTTATGTATCCAAATAGTAGCACCCTGGATTCTAGAAATGCTTCCTTGTCTTGTGAACGATAA